TGTTTTATTAAATGTAGACAACATATTTCTTGTTCACTTAATTTCAGAATTATAAATTCCTCTGCATCAAGTCACACAATACTAGATTTTACGACGTATAAATGTTTGATATAATTCACATATATGAATGacaacaaattttattttttccaagttCAAGAATTTACTAATGCAAAATATCATTTTGTTTAAGGATGTAAATCAGAAGCTGCAAGAAGACAACCAAGAACTTAGAGATCTATGTTGCTTCTTGGATGATGACAGACAAAAGGGAAAACGGATTTCAAGAGAATGGCAGAGACTGGGAAGATATACTTCAGGAATAATGCAAAAAGAGGTTACTTTGTATTTGCAGAAATTAAAGGATCTTGAAGTTAGACAAGAAGAAGTGGTAAAAGAAAACCTTGAACTGAAAGAACTTTGTTTTTTGCTAGATGATGATAAAGTTGGAGTTGCTGGTAGTCGCTGTTCTATCGACAGTCAAAATAGCCTCTGTCAGATGAATACAACGATCAGTACTTTCCTGCGAGATGTTGGTGATGGAAGTAGCACATCTAGTGCAGGTAGCACAGATAGTCCAGACCATCATAAACCAAATTCTACCAACAGTCCTGAGCATCTTCAAAAAGGCAAAAGTGAAGGAAGTCCTGAACACCAGAAACATGGAAGTGGCAGTCCGGAACAACTTCAAAAACCTAGGAGTTCAGCAAGCCCTGACCATCAGAAACATCTGAAAAGTGCCAGCCAAGAGCATCATAAAAGTGTGGGTAAAAGTAGTCCTGAGCCACAAAGGCATACGTGTAGTAGCCCAGAAAATCTACAAAAACAAATATTAAGTAGTAGTCCTGAACATTTTAAAAAGCATAGGTCTGGTGGTAGTCCAGAGTACCAGAAGCTCTGTGGCAGCCCAGAACATCTCCAAAAACATACATTAAGTGGAAACTCAGAACATCTTCAAAAAGCAAGGGGCAGTAGCCCTGAGCATCTCAGACATTTTGGAGGTAGTCCTGAACATCTCAAACTTTTGAGTGGGAGCAGCAGGGAAGCCTTAAGGAGACAAGTAGCAGATGAAATGTCATCTCATCACAGAAGTGTGTACAATGGAATGAATGGTGGGTGGACAAGCCTACTGAAATccccatttttttaaatggagtTTTCTGCATGTATTAAACAACCAGAATATACATGATACATACATGTAAACATGTCATGAATGCATGTCTTAGCCTAAATCAAACTGTATAGTAACAATGGCCAGTCATCAGTATTGGACATGTACTGTCTACCATGCCTTAAACAAATAGAGTGTACAGATATAATCAAAAACCTTTCTAATCTTTGGTAACTCGTACTAGGACAATTCTGACCATATCTGGCCACTATGAAATCGTAACATAGACACATCTCACACAATTTTTGCTTTTGATACGAACATACATGATTAGTTTAACTCATTAAACCACTGATTTTAATATCTCAAAACTGTTTTAGCAATGAATATTGACATATATTATTTTCCTTTGTGTTTTTTGAGAACATGTTTTTGTGTGTGGTTTATATACACATTGTTTTTTAACTAAAGATAAAGAAAGAAAAGGAGCGCATATAATTTTTCTGTTGGCTTTATATTGATTAGACACGATTGCTAAAAATGTATTGCATATTTCTTAATATTTTAGACTATagctaattatttttattttaaactgaGACTGTTGatgttgaatatatatatatatatatatatatatatatatgtatatatatatatattatataatgaaTTATGGCAGATGACATTATTTACATTGATTACAGCTATCTGATTGAAGACCAAGCCTAGCATATGCCTTTACTTCTGTATCATTAATCACTTCAGGCTTGCAGAGCTAAGAGAGGTTTATTAGCATTGAGCTCTTAGTTAAAGGCACTTTCATGTAAAATGAAAAGACAAAGTAAATATAAGACCAAAATATCTGCACAGAGCCTATGTGGGCAGAAATTCTACAGTTCCATAATAGCGAGCCCAGCATGTGCCCCAATACAGTGCCACATTACAACACTGTATTTTCCCCTTAAAGGACTACTGTGGGGAGAATACCACAATTATTTTCTGTATgctttcaaattaaatatgagtCATATGGATGTACAGCATTCTCCATAGGCTTCTGGATTTGTAATACATCCATGTTCATAAAGCTTTATAGCTCATTTACTCTCACAAATTATTGGGATGATTGTCAGGAATGAATACTGATATGAATGCTTGTTCTCAACAATTGTCCCAAGTAAAAGTCCCACTGATCACTCGAGGAACAAGCAATGTCAACAGATGCAGCACCCAAACAATgtatctgggcagcagatcatcctGTGTAAATAgcaatctgctgtccagaaataaTGAATCTGTATAAAGACGAGTGATTGCTATAATGGTTGCTCATTCCTATATAGAGGACTTGATTGCTTCATGTAAATTCAGCTAGCACTTCCGCTGTGGAACAATCAATTATTGGGAAACAAACAGTTCATTCCAGACAAGGCAATTGTCAGGAATGAACTATTTGTTCCTGAAGAGGGTTCTTTAGTTTAGAAGTTGTTCTGTTCTATTGTGTTGTTAAAAATTCTATTATGTAAATCCACCAATTTATGTGCTGTTACGTTGTCCACCCCAATATTGCTAAATAACTACTCAGGAGCCTAAGTAAACAGGGTCTTACTAAATATGGGAGTCTAAATGGCAGTCATTCCAGGTTGTCATTTGAAAAACACATTCAGTAGAAATAAGATTTACCTATACGAAACCAATTCAAGTAAATTTTAAAATCTTGACAGATAATTCCATCTCAATTTCTTTTATTTACAAGTCATGATCTCATTTTAGTGGAAATGCTCTTAACTGGACATTCcagttaaaaaatttaaataaaataatgaacTGGAGAACAAAAAGGCTGCCCTGCTTAATTTTTTTAGCGACAGATCATCAAATTCCCAGGCTCCTCTTCAGTCTTCCAAGATGGCTGCATGGTGCCTCACACTGCTTAATGCATACTGTGCATTTTCTGCTGCTTTTGGATTGGCCAGCATTGTTCATGTAAACTTTGCTATTCAATCCAAGAGCAGAGCTGGAAAAGTAGTAAGTTTCTTGGGCTACCAATGCACAGTGTGCATCAGATAGTCTGTGGctatcttggatgacagaagaggatCCCATGAATTAGCAGATCTGAAActaaaaagataaaaagaaagtcactattaaagtaTTCTGTTCCCCAGTTGATGAGAATTTTTACTGGAGGGTCACTTTAAAGGATAAATAAGGAGATCCCTGTATTTTAAGATTACAAATATATCTTAAGCTAGCCATACAGTCTAGATAGCTGTTTTTCCCAGCACCCAATTACACATGTACGCTCAGGTTGCTGAGGGTGTATGGGTTCACGGTGGATCACAGGGAGTAAGCTACTGTTATAGATATCTTTGGCTTATCTCCCCTGAGAACAAATGAATCAACCTTCTTGAAATCTAACAGTCGGGAATAAGTAGACCTCTATACACATTACGTGGTTGACTGTCCTGCTGAAATATCCATGTTTGACATCAATGTGCTTAGCCACCTTTGCTTTAAATTGAGGTTATCAGCCAAATTCGATTATTAAAGGTGTTATTCACAATTAGGAAAACCATCTGGAATTTATCCAAAAAAGTGCATCACACTTGTCCACTGGTTGTATGTGCTGTTGCAGCATAGTCCTATTCACCACAGtgaagctgagctgcaatgcctTACATAACCTGTGAAAAAACTCTACAACCCTAGGTGATATTGTGCGCGATTTGGTAAAACAACCTCAGTATGGGCAACTGCATTGAAATAAAGGTTGCATTTGGAAAATTATGCCTGCCACAGTATTCCATAGTATCTACAGATGATGATTGATGTTAGACCACTTTATTATCATAGAGAACTCCTATTCACATTCATACCTTAAAAAGCTTGATGTCGGAGGTTGATAAAGAATTTTCTAATTTTATATTTGTCCAGGACTTATCAATGCTAAGTATTTTATGTCAAGTTGAAATCAGTTTGCCATGCCCACTGCAAAAGTTATGACTCTTGCTGCTATCTTCTGGGGAATGCCTGACCAAATTCCAAGTAACCCCAGGGTTCCATTGAAGCCACCTTATTAATAACTAAAGCAATGTCTTTGCTGGCCTACCACCATTACATTGTTGTATATTACCTAGAGTAGCCAAAAATCTAGTGTCTCTGGCAACCTTTGGGAAACAGTAATGCTATGAGTATCAGGTCCGTAGGTATAACATGATATCTCATGCTACTTGTACTATAATTTAACTAGCATAAACTGAACTACAGTGTATAGAGATATACAAAGATCAGCCATAACTTGAAATCATTTGCCTAATATTATGTAGGTCCTGCTAGTGCTGACATAATCGTTTACAACCTTTGATGCATGAactccacaagacctctgaagaTATTCCGTGCTATCTTGCCCAAAGAACTTAAATGCagatcctttaaagggaatctgtcaccatgatcctGGATTATTATTTGCAGTAATACAGGAGTAGTTCTGCAGAAAAAGAATCCAGATCGATCTTTGTTATTTTCGTTCTCTCCCCCATTCTCCCTTATGTGAGCAATAAAAGTTGCACTAAAATGCATAAACAGGATTGCTGTTCCATTCTAATGTAATGGAGAATACTCCTGTGTGCATGCACAGTAGTCCTAACAATGTACTGCAGTGCAGCTTTAAGTAATGACACCAGGGGGATGGGGGGAGGGGATGCAGTAGAAAAATATAGGGATCTGGACtacttatctgcagtactacagataatagtccaagatcgtggtggcagattccctttatgCCCTGTAACTTGCAAGGTTGGACCTCCGTGGATTGGAATAATTTTGCCAGCAAATTCTACAGATTCctgattgggttgagatctggagaatCTGGAGGCCAAGTCAATACCTTGACATGTTCCTCAAACAGTTCTTGAACAATTTTTGCATATGGCAGAGTGCTGGTGAAGACCACTGCCATTATGGAACACCATTGCCATGAAATTATGCACTTTGTACAATTTGTAGATAGGTGGAATGAATCAAAGTTACATCTATATGAATGCCAGAACCCAACTTTGTACCAGCAGACCTTTGCCCATTGCATCACACTGTCTCTTCTTCTAATATTgcatcctggtgccatctcttctccaggtaagtaaCATACGGTACAATGTGTTTTGACCTATTCTATTATAGACAGAATTCACTTTTTTTGTGCtacagtagattttctgtgggatCGAACTAGATTACATGCTGTGGACACCTCACAAGTCCCACCATTTTAATGATGTTCTCATCCAGTTATCAATCCACCACAGTTTGATCCTTGTAAAAGTCTCGTGTCACTCAGATCCTTGCACTTCCATCACTCAAACTTCAAAAATTGTCTGTTCTTTTGCTGCCAAATAATCAAAGCTGATCTGTGTACATTtattatattaaagggatttactgatgacctattctcttaaGAGATCATCAGTATCTTTTCCCtgaggtccgacacctgggaccccactaatcagctgtttgagaaggaaacATTGAAACATAGaaaaatagaatgtgtcagcagataagaaccatttggcccatcccTGCACTCGTAGTAGCATcgcagccttcttgcagcttagccTAAAGCCAAGTGACTTCATGTgcattagtcacatggcctaggcacagttcattcccattcaagtaaatggggctgagctgtgataccaagcacagccgctgtagaATTTACTCTGTTGTGCTTTTTGAGCTGAGAGAAAGTGCCaacgccgatgccttctcaaacagctgattggtgggggtcatggGTGTGTGACCACTACCGAACAGATACTGATAGcttattcagaggataggtcatcagtataaaagtcttggaagACCCCTTAGACTGTCTTATGTGAAACAAGAGCTACGCGTAAATTCATAAAGagcagtgataagcggcaggggcaatattcgaatttgcgatatttcgcgaatacttgggcaaatattcatcatatattctcgaattcgagaattcgtgatctccagtcattattttcttgattatgaaaatcggcaatcggaaaaaatttgcgatacgaaaatttgcgatcaacactactcctaaaatcaaagatattgcagccttctcattggcccaaaagcaagaagcagtgagggatcatgggtactgatgaaaaaaaaatctagaatattcacgattacaaagatataacactatattctagatatttgcgaattcttggAGTtccaatattcgtgataaaaatttgcgattcgcgatcaacactactggaaAGTCCATAAATATAGGGGACATTTTTCTTTATCTGTAAATAAAGATTTACTGTGTAGTATTCTGAGTGGTAGACATGAATTTATTATAATCTTGATGACTCATTAtggttttacaaaagaaaaaaaaatctgtttggcCAACCTGTGTAAATGTAAAAGAAAAGAGAGACCTCAGAGTGAATCTTTTTGTGCCACTTCACAGAGACATTTTGGCTCAAACATTTGAAAAGGGCTCACTGTTGGAGGCAAATGTCTCACATTGGATAGAATTTCCACACTGGAAAGCATGCGGACATTTCCTTTACTGGGACTGTATTTTAAAGATTTTTGACTAACCTTCATTGATAGACTTTACAAGAACTAAACAGGTGATAGATAACCTGCTTTGTTATACAAGGACACAAGAGGAGATGTCTTGCGTCCTTGTAGGAATTTGTCATATCATATATTATTGGTGTTCATTTACTTTTTACCTACAGTAGCTGCTGCATGTTGTGCCTTTTGTTACAGTCCCAGCACTGATACATTGTGTACATTTACGTCATTCTCAGGAATTTAATGAACTTTTAATAGAGATGAGTATTTTCTTAGGTTTGCAAGTACAAATTAAACTTCATTACTTCTGTTTTCACACTTTCTTTGGCTCTGTTACGCAATTATCAGGTAGCATGTGCAATTTGATATTTCCTACATGTTGTgagttttttataatttttatgtgaATGTTATATTCTATAACTGGCAAAAGATGTTTTGCAATTATACTCTTACTTGGTTAAAGCTGAAATGTAGTCATTTTCTTGTAAAGTTTGGGGAATGTTCCCTATATGTCTGGGGAAGGAAGAAATTTTGCTCCAAAACTGTGTTGCTTCCGTTTAACATTTTCAGTTATCAACAGTCTACTGCTATTTGTTTTTTTATGGTGCCAGAACTTCACCCATTTGCACCAGGTGTTTTTTAATTAGCTGATGAGTGCCTAAAGGTTAACATCTACTTGTTCACAGTATCTCTACTGAGGTTTTATGGAAAGATGAGCTTATTTCATCTGTTCATATGGTGCAGCTCGGCATAGTCGCTGTTTGTTGCTGTGGTGCTTTGCCTATGGGGTGGCATGACCTAGAGCCAGGGGGTACTGCAAGGCAGTAAGGCAGCAGGGGTACTGTTGGGCTTCTGGGTCACCTCACCTGCAGGTGCTGTGGTGTGATGGTGATAGTCCTTCTGCAATGCAGCACCAAATTAGTGTAGGGACCCACGTAAAGAGGTCACCATGAAGTAGAAAGTGGGCTTACAGTTTGTATGTATTTGCTCAAAACGTATACAAAGAACCTCATGTTCTGGTTATACGTTGTGTTTAGCAGCAATAGGTCAATGTACAATGTGGATGTGCCATTCTTGTTTTTTTCTCTACAGTTGTTGAGTTCCGATTAACACTAACAGCATATTAGCTATTTCTTAAATAATACACCCAAATCTTTTAAAGTAACGTTGAACTCTCCTCAAAGTCTAAAATGTATTGTTTTAGAACAAATAACCATAATATCCTATTTCTTTCATGTTATTTTTAGACAGTCGTAAGACACTTGCTTTCTTGTTCCCCTATTATGGACACAACACTTGGACTTCCCATGGGTTATCAGAACCAGTTTTAGAGTTCTAAATATAGACATAAGATCTAACTTTATTTCTTTCCTTTGTGCAGTTTTGAACACTGCATAAACAAAAACCAACAATTTAACTTTTATGGGAGAGGGTTGTGGGCATACTCTGCGGCATGTGGAGTAGTCTCTAGGCAAGGATTGGGAGAAAGAGCTGATGTGTCCTCATCATTTATGGCATATATTAAATGCCTTCAGCATTTTAATAGATGTATTAGCTCACAAATTAATCCTCCCTTATGATAATTACAAGATGACTTCTGATTCTGTTTCCTTTGTACACATAAGAAAGTGTTAGCTTATTGAAAGATTCAGTAGCCAGTGTTAaaacaatattttattatatatttttttaacatagatagtgacagggaaaataataaaaataaagaatacttGACTAAAAATATATCTTACATAACTTTAGTGGGTGTCTGTTTGCAGTTTTGATCATACAAAACTGATGACAGTACTAGATAGGAGAGCACTGCAAACTTATCTTTATGGCGCTTTTGTCAGGAGTAGTGTGATTATGAAGTTGTATTCCGACAgattctgctctataaaaagattGTCTGAGATCATTAAAAATGTTGGACAAGGGCGCCATttggctaaaataaaaaatcatgttacGCTCACCTCTTTCACCAGTGGCATTCTCTCTTCCCCTGGACCTGCTGCCACTGTTTATTTAGAAACTGCAGCTATGACATGCCAGTATATGGCGgaccaccactgcagccaatcattgtcctTAGTGGTCtattgctgaggacagtgattggctgcaggggtcaCCTGCCATACCCCTGCACATCAAAGTGATGGGCATAGTGGCATGCAGGTTTCCAACACATGATTCCTGCAGATAATTACTCTTCTCAGTGGTAGACCACTGAACACAATGATTGACTGCAGCAATTACATGTCGTATATAAGCATCTCACTGCTGCAAGAGAAAAAGGTCACTATAGCAACATTTTATATTTAAGCCAGTCGGGGCATGTCTGTAATTCTTAATTAtcttgggcaacccctttaaatgccccaGGAGGCAGTGCTTCTCTGTGAAGTGCTCTGCGGTCTCTGTTTTGAGCTGCTTCAGATCTTTTCTAAATGACAGGTGTAGCATCCAACCGgaagaccactacagctgtcactcagagcagagggaagGGGCTGTGATGCAGTTCAAAGCAGAAGAGCAGAGAGCACTTGAAGACTGAAATTAACTGCAGTGATAGCTGTAGTAGTTTCCTGGTTGGCTGCTACAGCTGTCAAAGAGGGGTTTGACTGTGAAGAAAATCAATGCAGAGAGAACTTTGCAGTGAAGCCCCACCTCTTAGCAGAATTAAACTTTATACTCACACTACTCCTGGTGAAAAAAGCTCTACAAAAGGTACATTTGACCGCCCTTCCCAGCTTTTACCCACTGCTGATAGCAGTTTAGCATTGGCAAATTGTCTGACAGATTCCTTTTCACAAAATGCAAACATATGTTTCCAGGAGTCACTTTTTTATATTCTTATTAATGTCATTGCTTTTACTGCTTGAATTtagctttattttttgtttcttagGACTATTTAACATGTCAGCTATTTTTCTTCTTATGAAAGCTGCATTTGATTATATGCAAATGTGCTCGTTTTTTTAAATGATTCAGTATGATGTGTGTGACAACCGTGTGAAATAACTGCGTAGCTTTAcaccttgctgtgctggagagcTGTGTTTTATCCAAGTGGGTTATTATTAATCATGTGTTCCTTATCTCTGGTTTCACAGTAAGCTTTGATATCTCTGTCATAGTGTGATATCAAAGTGTTTTAGATCAGCCTGTCATCCCCAGCTGGAATTATTAGAAAGAAAAGAATACCAAAATCGGTGACTAATAATACTTGCCAGAGAACACTGAATCATACTTGAGTATAGACTTTATGTATTTATGGGTAGAATAGGAATTGTTTTATGTGTGTGATAGCTCATAGGGTATACTGCACTGTGGGAGAGGGTGTGTATGGGAGAGGTGTGCTGGGTTTGTTAACAGAACATAAAGAAACTTATAGGTATAttaatagttttttgcggtctcaGTCAGTTCAAAATCTACTTCTTTGCAGCAAGCAACTGTAATGTCTTAATGCTTAAATACTATTATCTATATGTTTCTTTGCAAAATGGTATATAAtcatatacagtgcatttggaaagtcttctgaCTCACTTTCTTTTacttttgttatgttgtggccttgtgctaaaataaagaaataaaattcaAGTTTTCCCCATCATGGTACACTCACTATCCCATaataaaaaagggaaaatatGTTTGAAATCGTTGCTAGTTTgttgaaaagtaaaaaaacaataaTATTGTATTGA
The genomic region above belongs to Bufo gargarizans isolate SCDJY-AF-19 chromosome 4, ASM1485885v1, whole genome shotgun sequence and contains:
- the CCDC85A gene encoding coiled-coil domain-containing protein 85A, giving the protein MAKVVGETSVEDLAKVSDEELMKWTKEELIVRLRRAEADKMSAMLDHSNLIREVNRRLQLHLGEIRGLKDVNQKLQEDNQELRDLCCFLDDDRQKGKRISREWQRLGRYTSGIMQKEVTLYLQKLKDLEVRQEEVVKENLELKELCFLLDDDKVGVAGSRCSIDSQNSLCQMNTTISTFLRDVGDGSSTSSAGSTDSPDHHKPNSTNSPEHLQKGKSEGSPEHQKHGSGSPEQLQKPRSSASPDHQKHLKSASQEHHKSVGKSSPEPQRHTCSSPENLQKQILSSSPEHFKKHRSGGSPEYQKLCGSPEHLQKHTLSGNSEHLQKARGSSPEHLRHFGGSPEHLKLLSGSSREALRRQVADEMSSHHRSVYNGMNECTLSYLRQSISRVRQWEQEERMVPHVVWRKLGDAAGSCPGIRHLSGNQYKGPM